A region of Zeugodacus cucurbitae isolate PBARC_wt_2022May chromosome 5, idZeuCucr1.2, whole genome shotgun sequence DNA encodes the following proteins:
- the LOC105209974 gene encoding post-GPI attachment to proteins factor 2-like, protein MADAVRANVDPAKDMPQSSFSSDVAGDSSGAILRNTKQVTASPLAQQANEQLQCEQLYCATSANLTTTTSTTTAGGAANGDSAAVTTTTVTDMSSLSTTPPSAALPLAVHYLASFHQICVVTALLPLVTLFTCFVTAYVFQYDDVHETHCRVYNIVPSISAITGVSPQRYFWRLSIALHIGPRLPIAFVYKNFYRSMLANLQQRRPHLVPKADLMITLILVLNLIEISSLGGVTYISNRENYPIHEKIFITFMVCSLCYMLATIKLHGMLFEDESKLLPIQRESIKWKKILFITSIVSTVGLLVFFAKHRFYCHDLAFSWFAFFEYVIAIANMLFHFTIIWDFPSQFMLIVQGPKEKIEALFKRSSAIKSD, encoded by the exons ATGGCGGATGCTGTGCGCGCTAATGTGGATCCGGCAAAGGACATGCCGCAGTCAAGTTTTAGCTCAGACGTTGCTGGCGATAGCAGTGGCGCAATCTTGCGTAACACAAAGCAAGTGACAGCTTCACCGCTGGCTCAGCAGGCGAACGAACAACTTCAGTGTGAGCAATTG TATTGCGCAACAAGCGccaatttaacaacaacaacatcgacaACAACAGCCGGCGGTGCTGCTAATGGCGACTCAGCCGCGGTAACGACAACAACAGTCACAGATATGTCTTCGCTGTCAACGACGCCGCCGTCAGCAGCGCTACCATTAGCCGTACACTATTTGGCTAGCTTCCATCAGATTTGTGTGGTGACTGCACTGCTTCCATTGGTGACGCTGTTCACCTGCTTTGTCACCGCGTACGTCTTCCAATATGATGATGTGCACGAAACGCATTGCCGT GTCTACAACATTGTACCATCGATAAGTGCCATTACCGGTGTCAGTCCACAACGCTACTTTTGGCGCCTGAGTATTGCCTTACACATTGGACCGCGTCTGCCCATCGCCTTTGTGTATAAGAATTTTTATCGCAGCATGTTGGCCAATTTGCAGCAACGTCGACCGCATTTGGTGCCGAAGGCCGATCTGATGATAACCTTAATACTAGTTTTGAATCTCATCGAAATTTCATCGTTGGGCGGTGTCACCTACATTTCGAATAGGGAGAATTATC CGATTCACGAGAAAATCTTCATTACATTTATGGTTTGCTCACTCTGCTACATGTTGGCCACCATCAAGCTGCACGGCATGCTCTTTGAGGATGAGAGCAAACTCTTGCCCATACAACGTGAGTCCATCAAATGGAAGAAAATACTTTTCATCACCTCCATTGTGAGCACCGTCGGCTTGTTGGTATTCTTCGCCAAGCATCGTTTCTACTGTCATGATTTGG CCTTCAGTTGGTTCGCCTTCTTCGAGTATGTGATCGCCATTGCGAATATGCTATTCCATTTCACCATCATTTGGGACTTTCCATCGCAATTTATGCTCATCGTGCAGGGACCGAAGGAGAAAATCGAAGCGCTCTTCAAGCGTTCGAGCGCGATCAAGTCCGATTAA
- the LOC105209975 gene encoding 39S ribosomal protein L22, mitochondrial: MTSLVKQFARLNITQRSLLQQSCKLLLPASHNLHTSDALSSKWNKANHGPRKWLEYNKTVHPPQKPDEEPRKAYVCHMRTNIKYSPDKMWYIASFVRGMSVDEAVKQLSFVLKKGATHVKEVILEAQEMACKQHNVEYKSNLWVAESFVGKGRVFRGMRRHARGRQGMVEYKHCHYFVRLEEGEPPKNYYLPAQQTPEQQLEKWIEQMRSRKVINSL, from the exons ATGACGTCATTAGTTAAACAGTTTGCACGCCTCAACATTACACAAAGAAGTCTGTTACAGCAGTCATGTAAACTTCTTTTGCCGGCCAGCCACAATTTACATACATCAGATGCTCTAAGCTCCAAATGGAATAAGGCGAATCATGGACCACGTAAATGGTTGGAATACAATAAAACAGTGCATCCACCACAAAAACCAGATGAGGAACCCAGAAAAGCG TATGTCTGCCATATGCGCACCAACATTAAATATAGTCCCGACAAGATGTGGTATATAGCTTCATTTGTGCGTGGCATGTCCGTGGATGAGGCTGTGAAGCAATTGAGTTTCGTGTTGAAAAAAGGCGCCACACATGTCAAAGAGGTGATATTGGAGGCACAAGAAATGGCTTGTAAGCAGCATAATGTGgaatataaaagtaatttatgGGTTG CTGAATCTTTTGTGGGTAAAGGACGTGTTTTTCGCGGTATGCGTCGTCATGCACGCGGACGTCAGGGCATGGTTGAATACAAGCACTGTCATTATTTCGTAAGACTAGAGGAAGGTGAGCCACCAAAGAATTACTATCTACCCGCGCAACAAACGCCAGAACAACAATTGGAGAAATGGATCGAACAAATGCGTAGCCGCAAAGTTATCAATTCGCTCTAA
- the LOC105210041 gene encoding zinc finger protein 629 gives MTPGNKANSDSDLESVISFQDAPKPRRNSVGPKYICSIEGCGKSFKRLDQLDRHEYHHTGVKKHYCIYEGCDKVYSILTHLKRHLRTTHERAGPPVKNVPCQIAGCLKMFQSETNMYRHIREVHENPKIYPCSFCAEKFTQKLKLRRHEIQKHTGDYPYTCEKCSRGFYQQWEHERHVPSCKVYICANCNVKFDKWTKYLKHCKEKQHGRKYYQCEQCERVYGKPSELQKHIAAKHMDEEKKMNFKCPSCERCYAYERNLKQHVRIAHGGKRFECGDPDCERVFSSAQNLAKHLQREHATSVEKKDVVPKETKKRNNKGVRKKRKDAGQSIMSNLSKFSGIAVDKNLDKLLREREDEALDITGEKLAQDQSESDESEDNVPLSQLTVCNVDKSVENLMSAVLTDV, from the exons ATGACGCCAGGAAATAAAGCCAACTCAGATAGTGATTTAGAAAGTGTAATTTCGTTTCAAGATGCGCCTAAGCCACGTCGAAATAGCGTCGGTCCTAAATATATTTGCAGTATTGAGGGTTGCGGTAAAAGTTTTAAACGTCTTGACCAACTCGATCGCCATGAATATCATCACACTGGAGTT AAAAAGCATTATTGCATATATGAAGGTTGCGATAAAGTTTACTCGATTCTAACGCACTTGAAGCGTCATTTGCGTACCACACATGAACGGGCAGGACCGCCAGTGAAAAATGTACCTTGTCAGATAGCCGGTTGCTTGAAAATGTTTCAGTCCGAGACGAACATGTACCGACATATACGTGAGGTACATGAAAATCCCAAAATCTATCCTTGCTCGTTTTGTGCAGAGAAGTTCACACAGAAATTGAAATTACGTAGACacgaaatacaaaaacacactgGTGATTATCCCTACAC TTGCGAAAAGTGCTCGCGCGGTTTCTATCAACAATGGGAGCATGAGCGACACGTACCAAGCTGTAAAGTGTATATTTGCGCCAATTGTAATGTGAAGTTtgataaatggaccaaataccTTAAACATTGTAAAGAAAAGCAGCATGGACGGAAGTATTATCAGTGCGAGCAATGTGAGCGTGTGTATGGCAAACCCAGTGAATTGCAGAAACATATAGCCGCCAAGCATATGGACGAAgagaagaaaatgaattttaaatgccCTAGCTGTGAACGCTGTTACGCCTATGAACGTAATCTAAAGCAACATGTACGCATTGCACATGGTGGCAAACGTTTTGAATGTGGAGATCCTGATTGTGAGCGTGTTTTCAGTAGTGCGCAAAATTTGGCAAAACATTTACAGCGCGAACACGCTACGTCTGTAGAAAAGAAAGATGTAGTTCCAAAAGAGACGAAAAAACGTAATAATAAGGGTGTACGTAAGAAGCGTAAGGATGCTGGTCAGTCCATTATGTCAAATCTATCGAAATTCAGCGGCATAGCTGTTGATAAAAATCTCGACAAATTGCTTAGAGAACGTGAAGATGAGGCTTTAGATATAACAGGGGAGAAATTGGCGCAGGACCAAAGTGAAAGCGATGAAAGTGAAGATAATGTGCCGCTTTCACAATTAACAGTGTGCAATGTAGACAAGAGTGTGGAAAATTTAATGAGCGCTGTTTTGACTGATGTCTGa
- the LOC105209976 gene encoding NECAP-like protein CG9132 isoform X1 — protein sequence MEYESVLIVKPEVFIYKIPPRASNRGYRAADWNLGEPTWTGRMRLVAKGTAVNLKLEDRNTGALFANCPIDTYPGVAIEAVSDSSRYFVIRVQDDNGRSAFLGLGFGDRSDSFDLNVALQDHFKWVKNQEQIEKEKTEPKQQLDLGFKEGETIKINMRITKKDGSEGTGRAGKAKPSTGILPPPPGGIGKIAPPPSGASGSVRQSPGTSPAHKAPGGPGSEWTDYASAGGQAQPQQQQNAANANWVQF from the exons atggaatatGAAAGTGTTTTGATTGTGAAGCCAgaagtatttatttacaaaatcccACCACGCGCCAGCAACAGAGGTTACAG AGCTGCGGATTGGAATCTTGGCGAGCCTACTTGGACCGGCCGCATGCGTTTGGTCGCAAAAGGTACAGCAGTCAATTTGAAGTTGGAGGATAGAAATACCGGCGCGCTTTTCGCAAATTGCCCAATCGACACATATCCTGGCGTTGCTATAGAAGCCGTGTCGGATAGTTCACGTTACTTCGTAATACGCGTGCAAGATGATAACG GACGCTCCGCCTTTTTGGGCCTAGGTTTTGGCGATCGTTCGGATTCATTTGACTTGAATGTAGCATTACAAGATCACTTCAAATGGGTGAAAAATCAAGAGCAAATTGAGAAGGAGAAAACAGAGCCTAAGCAGCAGTTGGATTTGGGATTCAAGGAGGGCGAAACTATCAAAATTAATATGCGAATAACA AAAAAAGATGGCTCTGAGGGCACAGGACGCGCTGGCAAAGCTAAGCCGTCAACTGGTATACTGCCACCACCACCAGGTGGTATTGGCAAGATTGCACCACCGCCTTCAGGAGCTAGCGGCTCAGTGCGACAGAGTCCGGGTACATCGCCTGCACATAAAGCACCAGGTGGTCCTGGCAGCGAATGGACGGATTACGCCTCAGCTGG TGGGCAAGCCcaaccacaacagcaacaaaatgctGCAAATGCAAATTGGGTGCAATTCTAA
- the LOC105209976 gene encoding NECAP-like protein CG9132 isoform X2 has product MRLVAKGTAVNLKLEDRNTGALFANCPIDTYPGVAIEAVSDSSRYFVIRVQDDNGRSAFLGLGFGDRSDSFDLNVALQDHFKWVKNQEQIEKEKTEPKQQLDLGFKEGETIKINMRITKKDGSEGTGRAGKAKPSTGILPPPPGGIGKIAPPPSGASGSVRQSPGTSPAHKAPGGPGSEWTDYASAGGQAQPQQQQNAANANWVQF; this is encoded by the exons ATGCGTTTGGTCGCAAAAGGTACAGCAGTCAATTTGAAGTTGGAGGATAGAAATACCGGCGCGCTTTTCGCAAATTGCCCAATCGACACATATCCTGGCGTTGCTATAGAAGCCGTGTCGGATAGTTCACGTTACTTCGTAATACGCGTGCAAGATGATAACG GACGCTCCGCCTTTTTGGGCCTAGGTTTTGGCGATCGTTCGGATTCATTTGACTTGAATGTAGCATTACAAGATCACTTCAAATGGGTGAAAAATCAAGAGCAAATTGAGAAGGAGAAAACAGAGCCTAAGCAGCAGTTGGATTTGGGATTCAAGGAGGGCGAAACTATCAAAATTAATATGCGAATAACA AAAAAAGATGGCTCTGAGGGCACAGGACGCGCTGGCAAAGCTAAGCCGTCAACTGGTATACTGCCACCACCACCAGGTGGTATTGGCAAGATTGCACCACCGCCTTCAGGAGCTAGCGGCTCAGTGCGACAGAGTCCGGGTACATCGCCTGCACATAAAGCACCAGGTGGTCCTGGCAGCGAATGGACGGATTACGCCTCAGCTGG TGGGCAAGCCcaaccacaacagcaacaaaatgctGCAAATGCAAATTGGGTGCAATTCTAA
- the LOC105209977 gene encoding ADP-ribosylation factor-related protein 1 isoform X2, giving the protein MYTLLHGFYKYLTQKEEYCVVILGLDNAGKTTYLEAAKTKFTKNYKGMNPAKITTTVGLNIGTIDVSGVRLNFWDLGGQQELQSLWDKYYQESHGVIYVIDSNDRERMDESKDIFDKMIKNELLSGVPLLILANKQDLPDVMGVRDIKPVFQQSGALIGRRDCLTMPVSALTGCQ; this is encoded by the exons ATGTACACATTATTACATGGCTTCTACAAATACCTCACACAAAAGGAGGAGTACTGTGTAGTTATATTAGGACTTGACAACGCTGGAAAAACG ACCTATTTGGAAGCAGCTAAAACTAAATTTACCAAAAACTACAAAGGCATGAATCCAGCGAAAATCACCACAACAGTTGGCTTGAATATTGGCACTATTGATGTGTCGGGTGTGCGACTGAACTTCTGGGATTTGGGCGGACAGCAAGAGTTACAATCCCTATGGGATAAATACTACCAGGAATCACACGGTGTGATTTATGTGATAGACTCAAATGATCGTGAGCGTATGGACGAGTCAAAGGACATTTTTG ataaaatgattaaaaacgAATTGCTCTCCGGAGTGCCACTACTGATTCTAGCTAATAAGCAAGATCTGCCCGATGTGATGGGCGTACGTGACATAAAGCCAGTATTTCAACAATCTGGAGCGCTGATAGGACGACGCGATTGTCTGACAATGCCAGTGTCGGCGCTTACGGG GTGTCAATGA
- the LOC105209977 gene encoding ADP-ribosylation factor-related protein 1 isoform X1: MYTLLHGFYKYLTQKEEYCVVILGLDNAGKTTYLEAAKTKFTKNYKGMNPAKITTTVGLNIGTIDVSGVRLNFWDLGGQQELQSLWDKYYQESHGVIYVIDSNDRERMDESKDIFDKMIKNELLSGVPLLILANKQDLPDVMGVRDIKPVFQQSGALIGRRDCLTMPVSALTGEGVNEGIKWLVEAIKRHSIVRPPREND, from the exons ATGTACACATTATTACATGGCTTCTACAAATACCTCACACAAAAGGAGGAGTACTGTGTAGTTATATTAGGACTTGACAACGCTGGAAAAACG ACCTATTTGGAAGCAGCTAAAACTAAATTTACCAAAAACTACAAAGGCATGAATCCAGCGAAAATCACCACAACAGTTGGCTTGAATATTGGCACTATTGATGTGTCGGGTGTGCGACTGAACTTCTGGGATTTGGGCGGACAGCAAGAGTTACAATCCCTATGGGATAAATACTACCAGGAATCACACGGTGTGATTTATGTGATAGACTCAAATGATCGTGAGCGTATGGACGAGTCAAAGGACATTTTTG ataaaatgattaaaaacgAATTGCTCTCCGGAGTGCCACTACTGATTCTAGCTAATAAGCAAGATCTGCCCGATGTGATGGGCGTACGTGACATAAAGCCAGTATTTCAACAATCTGGAGCGCTGATAGGACGACGCGATTGTCTGACAATGCCAGTGTCGGCGCTTACGGG CGAAGGTGTCAATGAGGGCATTAAATGGTTGGTTGAAGCTATTAAAAGACATTCCATCGTGCGTCCGCCGCGAGAGAACGATTGA